The Phycisphaerales bacterium AB-hyl4 DNA window GAAGACGGTGCCGTTGTGGTCGTAGCCGACGGATTCCCAGACGTCGAACTCATCGCGGAGGGCGCGTCGGGCGTCGCCTGGCGAGAGGTCGCCGAGCTGTTTGAGGGCGTAGGCGGAGGCGTGTGCGTGTTCGTGGGTGATGGGACCAAGCGGGAAGTGCTGCGGGGTCGAGGGGATGCGATACCAGCGGAGGCTGTGGTCGAGGGCCTCGCGGAACTGGCGGTCGGAAAGCTGTTCGCTCACGGGGGTGAGATCGGGCATGCGAGCGGTGTCGGTGACGCGTCGGAGGCCGAACTCGCCGGGGGGGAGGGGCCGGTTGTAGTGTGGCTCTTCAACGGGGCGCTGGCAGCCGACGGTCAGCAGCGGGAGGCTGAGCACGATGAAGGTGAGGACGGCGATACCCATGCGTGCGGTCATCGAAGCGGTTCCTTAGTGGGGCGGCGGCGGGGGAGCGAATGTCGTGAGGATATATCGGCTGGTCGGCGGGTGTAGCGCCAAAGTCGCGGGGGTAGGGGGAGTTTTGAGTTTCGAGTTGGGGGGCGCCCACGGCGTGACGCCGTGGGCTTCGGGGGAAGGGAGGTATGCGAGGGCGGGTTGTATGGAATTGCTCGGTGGGTGTGGGATTGTCGGGATTGGACGCCTACGCTTGATTGGTAACGGGCAGGCCGAGCAACCGGGAGAGGAGCTTAATCATGGGCGCACGCGAACAACGGACGGGGATTGCAGCGACGATTTCGATCATCGCGGCGATCGGCAGCTATGTGACGACTTGTGCGGGGCACCCGATATGGGGCTTCGTGCTGGCGTTGGTGTCGATTCCGCTGGGTGTGGTGGGGCTGGTGATCTCGGCTTCGCCACGCGTGACGGGGGGGATGATCAGCATCGCGGCGATCGTGCTCGGCGGCCTCGGGTTGATCGTGGCGATCTTCGGCATGCTTGGCGTGCTGGTGACGTGACGTCACGTGACGTGAGGACGGTGCGATGGTTGGCGATTAATTGCGGCGGACGTTACTGGCGGCGAGGCTTGGCCGGGGCGTTGGTCCGGGCGGACTCGTAGATGGCGTCCATGAGTTCGGACTGGACGACGCCGTTAGCGGGGGTGGCGGCCGGCTCGGCGTTGCCTTGGATTGCGTCGATAAAGTTGTCGTCAGGCGTCACGGGCTCGCCGACGATGGGCGGGTATTTGATGCGGCGGTTGCCCTTGAAGACTTCGATCCACGTGCCGGACCAGCCGTCGACGTTGATCTTGCCGCCGTCGAAGATGAAGCTCATGTACGTGCCGTTGGTGGGGCAGTTGCCGCTGATGGCGATGCTGGCGAGCACGCCGTTGGCGAAGCGGATGTTGATGGCGGAGTTGATGTCGACCTTCGTGCCATGGTTGTCGATGAAGGCGAAGACCTGGTCGATGTCGGCTTCAACGGACCAGACGAGGCTGTTGAGCAGGTGGGCGCCGGAGTCGTAGGCCTGCCCGCCGCCGGAGAGTTCGGGCTCTTGCCGCCACTTGCCGAGGGTGAATGCCATCCAGCTTTGTGAGATGTGGCCGACGACGAGTTCGAGTTTGCCCAGTTCGCCGGTGCGGATGCAGTTGCGGGTGTATTGGAGTTCGGGGGTGCAGGAACTGTTGTAGCCGACGGTGACGATCTTGCCGCTTTCGTCGGCGCGGGCCTTGAGCTGGTGGGCCTGCCGCGCGTTGGTGACCATGGGTTTTTCGATAAAGACGTGGCAGTCGGCGTCGAGGGCCTGCATCGCGTGTTTGAAGTGAAGGGTGTGGGGCGTGCAGATGAACACGGCGTCGGGCGCGGCGTCGCGGTACATCGCGGCCGGGTCGGTGAAGTGCTGCGGCGCGGTGGGGCAGTCGGCGAGATGGTAGTCGGCGTAGGCGCGGGTGATCTCGTCTTTGACGTCGCAGAGGGCGACCAGTTCGACGTCGTCACGTTGGCGAAGGCGTTGGGCGTGGACGCCGGCGTAGCCGCCGCAGCCGAGTATGGCGATTCGAAGTCGGGCCATGGTGCGCTCCCGAATGAGGGTCGAGTGACTGGCCGAAGCCGTTCGTGCGATGGTCTGGAAACGAACATCGTGTTGCGCGTTAGCGTAGCGAGGGTGCACAGCGGAGGAAAGGCTGCGTTCTGACAGCGGCTTAATGATGCGGTATGATGCGGTGCCTGTGTTGACACTTTTGCGATAGCGATTTTTGCATTTTTAATCCTCTCGGAGCGGCATAGCGTGCGAAGTATGCAACCTGCGACGTTTTGTTTGAGTCTGCTGGCGGGGGTGTTTTCGATGCTGCTGGTGTGCACCGCGGCGCAGGGGGAAGTGTCGGATCGCCTCGATATGGAGGGGGCGGGGGGCATGGCGGGCATTACGGTTTATTCGCCGGACCAGTGGGGGCTGGTGCGGACGACGGTGGCGAATCGCGGGAGCGAGGCGCGGTCGCCGCTGGTGGTGCATGCGTTGGGGGAGCGTCGTCATATTCAATACGCGCATCGGTTGTGGTTGCCGGGCAACAGTCGTCGGACGCAGTTGACGCCTGTGTTGCCGCTGGAGGGGCCGCGCGATGATCGGGCGTTTGCTTTGCGGACGTGGATGATCGAAGACGCGGACGGCCGCGAGCGATCGGGCCCGCCGAGCGAGGGGCTGCTGCTTGCAGCGCGGGGAACATTTCAGATGGGCGTCATGCTCGATCGCGATGACGCGTCGGCCGGCGACGCGGCGGCGGCGCTGCGGGCGGCAGCGGGGCATGGCGTGGGCGCGTCATACTTGGGCGACAGTGCTGCGCCGGCGTTGCCTGCGGCGTGGGATGTGCTCGATGCATTCGTGCTCGGACGTACGCCGGACCTGAACGCGGCGCAGGTGGATGCGATGCGCCGGTGGGTGTTCGGCGGCGGTCGGCTTTGGGTGATGCTGGACAAGGTTGACCCGGCGTTTGTCGAACGGCTGCTGGGCGATGCTTGGGACGTGTCGGTGGCGGACCGCATCTGGCTTGACGAACTTTCGATGGAAGATGTCGAAACAGGTGACGTGCACGAAGTCATCGACGAGGCGGGCACGCAGATGCTTCGCGTGCACGCGCCGGGGATGCGGGTGACCCATGAGGTGGCGGGATACCCGGCCGCGGCGTGGCAGCGCGTCGGTCGAGGCAAGGTGATGATGACGACGGCGCACGCGAAGGCGTTCATCGAGCCTGGTGTT harbors:
- a CDS encoding Gfo/Idh/MocA family protein, whose translation is MARLRIAILGCGGYAGVHAQRLRQRDDVELVALCDVKDEITRAYADYHLADCPTAPQHFTDPAAMYRDAAPDAVFICTPHTLHFKHAMQALDADCHVFIEKPMVTNARQAHQLKARADESGKIVTVGYNSSCTPELQYTRNCIRTGELGKLELVVGHISQSWMAFTLGKWRQEPELSGGGQAYDSGAHLLNSLVWSVEADIDQVFAFIDNHGTKVDINSAINIRFANGVLASIAISGNCPTNGTYMSFIFDGGKINVDGWSGTWIEVFKGNRRIKYPPIVGEPVTPDDNFIDAIQGNAEPAATPANGVVQSELMDAIYESARTNAPAKPRRQ